A genomic stretch from Schistosoma haematobium chromosome 2, whole genome shotgun sequence includes:
- the MED13L gene encoding Mediator of RNA polymerase II transcription subunit 13-like (EggNog:ENOG410WFQB~COG:K), with amino-acid sequence MKVGVTECNGLIDDQHINPGALETNTHSGLMHSNGSIINNSSGTFSRNVGLITHRGVSLASSTGSGPIGPAELALMLPTPPSHDAPQPSPVDGVSVSTNRMNPSTTSVSTPGPGSPSVQTIQDSLSSNVADTSSHSIPVPFQSANSPPSCQNQELWHLAKLPCIQNLSSVSMESQDWSFVQPCAAYLGMTSNYQIPHDEISLFAKSLPQLKWSYDHRASNQKSVTSDCLDPHFTPNGLIVNTGNQSATSKSWLMSPNSFPLTSLHRNVANTDNKPCSPQQLNESGTTYSITGFVKSADCTNPNTNYVEDFTEWLASLLETNGLLVNLILSDSMLNLFKDHNFDSCNICECTSSILGSEIGLYLSNSISTTSPCSRSGRTNTSTFGSHDLVGGSGFHFTRGCKCGFSAVMNQKYVVNGNLFYEDEIEVTRLSVRSSLSQNNENPYTRPPNYRTRPGWWVTSSHPSVSHLLLLQRIMSSVFEEFSVRQITDQLRWNMLSCDQVIKENKLEYDDACALISSAIRNSVETVRPRRVVGHVDNIDSITNGTPHPASETGAYIHPSFFLKAHSKMPQNQNDQIRLLTTMRPWLQEAISSTRMLESNYTVDGPLTWKAFHQLAGRGSDETCKPQPIPQLRVSSCDQENLLISPFALRDWDRLSLFPLSRPKRIAYAVILPSDSHILSDLTYSIPNVLMSEGTDANSSSTSNSLRRTLIDFLKELSHTYEACHLGQHFPYYKPEAGSPDTAFIPVFPNPERLSISESDNFVSIHPDLLKTLTEQLGNHSLYGESILRIIQNYACSSVNSAIAALKKHGVAVEFSSDTNLRSALFPPFESIKSEKPNVPVKISQDDIKLNIVNRLSVPSRMDSSCSVRYSNGDGSFTTSLDTSSWGAGSDVYLVIYILNPFCYLYDISMELGRLVMQSLVGSANHILNSLPESWRARVTTQILSVDHVMSDYLPRLRPLALAIYTSVNRFIEPSLINANRTLTGIGPAAEKEIISNDKDVS; translated from the exons ATGAAGGTCGGAGTTACAGAATGCAATGGTTTAATCGATGACCAACACATTAATCCAGGAGCATTGGAAACAAATACTCATTCTGGATTGATGCATTCTAACGGTTCCATCATAAATAATTCAAGTGGCACTTTCAGTCGCAACGTTGGACTAATCACTCAC AGAGGAGTCAGTCTCGCTAGCAGTACAGGTTCTGGACCGATCGGACCAGCAGAACTAGCTTTAATGCTTCCCACACCACCATCCCATGACGCACCTCAACCTAGTCCTGTTGATGGTGTCTCAGTGTCCACCAACCGTATGAACCCTTCAACAACTTCAGTAAGCACCCCTGGGCCTGGCTCTCCGTCTGTTCAAACAATCCAGGACTCATTATCTTCCAATGTAGCAGACACATCGTCACATTCGATTCCTGTACCCTTCCAGTCTGCCAATTCGCCACCGTCTTGTCAAAATCAAGAGTTATGGCATCTTGCTAAACTGCCATGCATTCAAAACCTCAGTAGCGTCAGCATGGAATCTCAA GACTGGTCTTTCGTTCAACCTTGCGCTGCCTATCTCGGTATGACAAGTAACTATCAAATCCCTCATGACGAAATTTCATTATTCGCAAAGTCTCTACCTCAGCTGAAATGGTCATATGACCATCGTGCATCAAACCAAAAATCTGTCACATCAGATTGTTTAGATCCACATTTTACACCTAATGGGTTGATTGTCAACACTGGGAATCAGTCTGCGACATCTAAGTCTTGGCTAATGTCTCCCAATTCTTTTCCTCTAACTTCATTACATCGAAATGTTGCAAACACTGATAATAAACCTTGTTCACCTCAACAACTGAATGAGTCTGGGACTACCTATTCTATCACAGGGTTTGTGAAGTCAGCAGATTGTACGAATCCTAATACCAATTACGTAGAGGATTTCACAGAGTGGTTAGCCAGCCTACTTGAAACCAATGGACTTTTAGTAAATTTAATCCTTTCAGATTCTATGCTAAATTTATTCAAAGACCATAATTTTGATTCCTGTAACATTTGTGAATGCACGTCATCCATACTTGGCTCTGAAATTGGTCTTTACTTATCCAATTCAATATCTACAACGTCACCTTGTAGTAGATCAGGACGAACAAACACTTCAACTTTTGGAAGTCATGATCTAGTTGGCGGGTCTGGGTTCCATTTTACACGAGGATGTAAATGTGGTTTCAGTGCTGTGATGAACCAGAAATATGTAGTTAATGGAAATCTATTCTATGAAGATGAGATTGAAGTAACCCGATTGTCTGTTCGGTCTTCTTTGAGTCAGAACAATGAAAATCCATATACTCGTCCACCGAACTACCGGACACGTCCAGGTTGGTGGGTAACCAGTTCTCATCCTTCTGTTAGTCATTTGCTTTTACTTCAACGGATAATGAGTAGCGTATTTGAAGAATTTAGTGTACGACAGATAACAGATCAACTAAGATGGAATATGTTGTCGTGTGACCAAGTcattaaagaaaataaactagAATATGATG ATGCTTGTGCTCTAATTTCGTCGGCTATTCGCAATTCCGTTGAAACAGTGCGTCCACGCAGAGTAGTTGGCCATGTTGACAATATTGATTCCATTACCAATGGTACACCTCATCCGGCTTCCGAAACTGGTGCGTATATTCACCCATCTTTTTTTCTAAAAGCTCATTCTAAGATGCCTCAAAATCAAAACGACCAGATTCGCTTATTGACA ACAATGCGTCCTTGGCTTCAGGAGGCCATTTCGTCTACTCGTATGTTAGAATCAAACTATACGGTTGATGGACCATTAACTTGGAAAGCATTCCATCAACTTGCTGGTCGAGGCTCTGATGAAACTTGTAAACCTCAACCGATTCCTCAGTTGCGCGTTAGCAGTTGCGACCAAGAAAACTTGTTAATTTCTCCATTCGCTCTTCGTGATTGG GACCGATTATCACTATTTCCATTATCGCGACCTAAACGTATTGCTTATGCTGTGATCTTGCCTTCTGACTCTCATATACTCTCTGATTTGACATATAGTATTCCTAATGTTCTGATGTCTGAGGGCACCGATGCAAATTCTTCATCGACCTCAAACTCACTAAGACGTACTCTTATTGATTTTCTGAAAGAACTGTCACATACCTATGAAGCTTGCCATCTTGGCCAGCATTTCCCGTATTACAAACCAGAAGCAGGTTCTCCTGATACAGCGTTTATACCCGTCTTTCCAAATCCAG AACGTCTTTCAATATCAGAATCTGATAACTTCGTAAGTATTCATCCGGATCTTCTGAAAACTCTTACAGAACAACTAGGTAATCATTCACTATATGGAGAATCAATACTACGAATTATTCAAAACTACGCCTGCTCTTCAGTGAACTCCGCCATAGCTGCATTGAAGAAACATGGTGTTGCTGTGGAGTTTAGTTCTGATACGAATCTTCGCTCTGCCTTGTTCCCACCTTTTGAATCAATAAAGTCAGAGAAGCCTAACGTCCCTGTAAAAATCAGTCAAGATGATATAAAATTGAATATTGTAAACCGACTTTCAGTTCCAAGTAGAATGGATAGTAGCTGCTCTGTACGCTACAGTAATGGTGATGGTTCCTTCACCACATCCTTGGATACATCCTCTTGGGGAGCGGGGAGTGATGTTTATTTAGTAATATACATTCTAAATCCTTTCTGCTAC